One Brevibacterium spongiae DNA segment encodes these proteins:
- a CDS encoding FAD-dependent oxidoreductase, translating to MRIAIIGAGIGGLSAAVGLQRAGAEVTVFERAPEVRAGGSGLSIFANGLAALETLGLSEAFDAVTDASVEGFTAGQRRADGRWIAQVPNDSVGALRIVDRADLHLILLEALTPGTIRTNAEVASARADGTLTFTTGFVDSDTAIVSAASVSAASTDSATASLPSAEVPFDLVIGADGLHSRVRSVVSGEPVAPRYSGYSAWRGITSVPVDLSGEAGESVGRGRRFGIAPLADGRVYWFAVANMPQDAVFADEKATVEQMFAGWHSPIAELIAATPAEEVRRTAISDLSRRLARFHRGRVVLLGDAAHAMTPNLGQGGGQALEDAATLTVLLTPLLAGHRAGSAVETALQSCDDLRRPRTQAIARKSRLMGQVFQLESPLLAGLRDAIFSAVPSRFIAAQAASVQKWSPPPV from the coding sequence ATGAGAATCGCGATCATCGGGGCCGGGATCGGCGGGCTCTCCGCTGCCGTGGGCCTGCAGAGAGCCGGTGCCGAGGTGACCGTGTTCGAACGCGCACCCGAGGTGAGGGCCGGAGGTTCGGGTCTGTCGATCTTCGCCAACGGCCTTGCGGCTCTGGAGACTCTGGGGCTGAGCGAGGCGTTCGATGCCGTGACCGACGCTAGTGTCGAGGGCTTCACCGCAGGTCAGCGTCGCGCCGACGGTCGCTGGATCGCTCAGGTCCCCAATGATTCGGTCGGTGCGCTGCGCATCGTCGACCGTGCCGATCTGCACTTGATCCTCCTTGAGGCTCTGACACCCGGCACGATTCGCACGAACGCCGAGGTGGCCTCTGCCCGAGCCGACGGAACACTGACCTTCACCACCGGATTCGTCGATTCCGATACCGCCATTGTCTCGGCCGCTTCCGTTTCCGCCGCCTCCACCGACTCGGCTACCGCATCGCTGCCCTCCGCTGAGGTGCCCTTCGACCTCGTCATCGGCGCCGACGGCCTGCACAGCCGAGTCCGATCGGTCGTTAGCGGTGAACCGGTCGCACCACGGTACTCCGGCTATTCCGCGTGGCGGGGCATCACCTCGGTGCCGGTGGATCTGTCCGGCGAAGCCGGGGAATCGGTCGGACGCGGGCGCCGCTTCGGCATCGCCCCGCTGGCCGACGGCCGCGTCTACTGGTTCGCCGTGGCGAACATGCCCCAGGATGCGGTGTTCGCCGATGAGAAGGCGACCGTCGAGCAGATGTTCGCCGGCTGGCACTCCCCCATCGCCGAGCTCATCGCCGCCACCCCCGCCGAGGAGGTTCGCCGCACCGCGATCTCCGACCTCTCCCGCCGGTTGGCCAGGTTCCACCGTGGTCGTGTCGTGCTCCTCGGCGATGCCGCGCACGCAATGACACCGAACCTGGGGCAGGGAGGCGGCCAAGCGCTCGAGGACGCGGCGACGCTCACCGTCCTGCTCACCCCGCTGCTCGCAGGTCACCGGGCCGGCAGCGCTGTCGAAACGGCGCTGCAGAGCTGCGACGATCTGCGCCGGCCGCGGACTCAGGCGATCGCCCGGAAGTCCCGCCTCATGGGGCAGGTGTTCCAACTCGAGTCACCGCTGCTGGCGGGATTGCGCGACGCAATCTTCTCCGCAGTGCCGTCGAGGTTCATCGCCGCGCAGGCCGCGAGCGTCCAGAAATGGTCCCCGCCACCGGTGTGA
- a CDS encoding adenosine deaminase: MNVPAGVASDDPILQLPKVSLHDHLDGGLRPSTMLELAENIGHTLPAADAESLGRWFSESANSGDLVRYLETFSHTVAVMQTEDNLRRVAKEWVLDQVADGVFYAEARWAPEQHLEGGLTLDAVVEAVQDGLEAGVSEAASGGKYIRVGQLITAMRQADNSLAIAELAIRHREKGSESGVVGFDIAGPENGFPPSAHLSAFNALHQAYVPVTIHAGEAAGKESIHEAITICHAQRLGHGARIVEDMDIVEGEGQLGSLAAWVLDQQIPLELCPSSNLQTDIGGTIASHPITGLKDLGFAVTINPDNRLMSGTSVSREMRLLVDEAGWTQTDLEWATVNAVTAAFLPLDVRERMLDEILIPGFARVTI, encoded by the coding sequence ATGAATGTACCCGCCGGCGTCGCATCCGACGACCCCATCCTGCAGCTGCCCAAAGTCTCCCTCCACGATCACCTCGACGGCGGTCTGCGCCCGTCGACGATGCTCGAACTGGCCGAGAACATCGGCCACACTCTGCCCGCCGCTGATGCGGAATCGCTGGGCCGGTGGTTCTCGGAATCCGCGAACTCCGGTGACCTCGTCCGCTACCTCGAGACCTTCTCGCACACCGTGGCCGTGATGCAGACCGAGGACAATCTGCGCCGCGTGGCCAAGGAGTGGGTGCTCGACCAGGTTGCCGACGGCGTGTTCTACGCCGAGGCACGGTGGGCGCCCGAGCAGCACCTCGAAGGCGGGCTGACACTCGACGCCGTCGTCGAAGCCGTCCAGGACGGACTCGAGGCCGGTGTCTCGGAGGCCGCATCCGGGGGCAAGTACATCCGCGTGGGACAGCTCATCACCGCGATGCGTCAGGCCGACAACTCCCTGGCGATCGCCGAACTGGCCATCCGGCACCGTGAGAAGGGTTCGGAGTCCGGTGTCGTCGGCTTCGACATCGCGGGACCGGAGAACGGCTTCCCGCCCTCGGCGCACCTGTCTGCCTTCAACGCCCTCCACCAGGCCTATGTGCCTGTGACGATCCATGCCGGCGAGGCCGCGGGCAAGGAATCCATCCACGAGGCGATCACCATCTGCCACGCGCAGCGTCTGGGCCACGGCGCCCGGATCGTCGAGGACATGGACATCGTCGAGGGTGAGGGCCAGCTCGGCAGCCTCGCCGCATGGGTCCTCGACCAGCAGATCCCGCTGGAGCTGTGCCCGAGCTCGAACCTGCAGACCGACATCGGCGGCACCATCGCCAGCCACCCGATCACGGGCCTGAAGGACCTCGGCTTCGCCGTCACCATCAACCCCGACAACCGGCTGATGTCCGGAACGTCCGTATCGCGGGAGATGCGTCTGCTCGTCGACGAGGCCGGCTGGACGCAGACGGACCTCGAGTGGGCCACCGTGAACGCCGTGACCGCTGCCTTCCTGCCGCTGGATGTGCGTGAGCGCATGCTCGACGAGATCCTCATCCCCGGATTCGCTCGGGTGACCATTTGA
- a CDS encoding mannose-1-phosphate guanylyltransferase, producing MNTHFHAIIPAGGSGTRLWPLSRRANPKFLHDVLGLGRSLIQATWDRVAPIVGEEKVWVVTGESHLDQVAAQLPEILRTQIIAEPSPKDSAAAIGLATMLIAREDPEAIVGSFSADHSITNVDEFRLVIDQAVAAAATGDIVTVGIMPRNPATAYGYIKTGDLLGLDGAPTARRALAFAEKPAASTARRYVNSGRYRWNAGMFIAKAESLLEILAEEDPALFAGLSRIAEAWDTPERADVLAAVWPGLEKRAIDYVVAEPAAAAGRVIVIPGDFGWDDVGDFDSVARLRQPVPGEPRGVISIGGNTDLLEVDASGVVFSEGPRTVAIVGLEDLVVVDTDDVLLITSRSHAQDVKKAVSVAGERGLDDLL from the coding sequence GTGAATACGCACTTCCACGCCATCATCCCCGCCGGCGGTTCGGGAACCCGTCTCTGGCCGCTGTCCCGTCGCGCGAACCCGAAGTTCCTCCACGATGTGCTCGGTCTCGGCCGCAGCCTGATCCAGGCCACGTGGGACCGGGTGGCACCGATCGTCGGTGAGGAGAAGGTCTGGGTGGTCACCGGAGAGAGCCATCTCGACCAGGTCGCCGCCCAGCTGCCGGAGATTCTGCGCACGCAGATCATCGCCGAGCCCTCACCCAAGGACTCCGCAGCGGCCATCGGACTGGCCACGATGCTCATCGCCCGCGAAGATCCCGAGGCGATCGTCGGATCCTTCTCCGCCGATCACTCGATCACGAACGTCGACGAGTTCCGCCTCGTCATCGACCAGGCGGTCGCGGCCGCAGCGACCGGAGACATCGTCACCGTCGGCATCATGCCCCGGAACCCGGCCACCGCCTACGGCTACATCAAGACCGGGGACCTGCTCGGCCTCGACGGTGCCCCGACAGCTCGTCGCGCCCTGGCGTTCGCGGAGAAGCCTGCCGCGTCGACGGCTCGTCGGTACGTGAACTCCGGACGCTACCGCTGGAACGCGGGCATGTTCATCGCCAAGGCCGAATCCCTGCTCGAGATCCTCGCCGAGGAGGACCCTGCCCTCTTCGCCGGACTCTCCCGGATCGCCGAGGCCTGGGACACCCCCGAGCGGGCCGATGTCCTTGCCGCTGTCTGGCCCGGGCTGGAGAAGCGTGCGATCGACTACGTCGTCGCCGAACCGGCCGCTGCCGCCGGTCGCGTCATCGTCATCCCCGGTGACTTCGGCTGGGACGATGTCGGCGACTTCGACTCCGTGGCCAGGCTGCGTCAGCCCGTGCCCGGAGAGCCGCGTGGAGTCATCTCCATCGGCGGCAACACGGATCTGCTCGAGGTCGACGCCTCGGGTGTCGTGTTCTCGGAAGGACCGCGGACCGTCGCCATCGTCGGACTCGAGGACCTCGTCGTCGTCGATACCGACGATGTCCTGCTCATCACCTCGCGCTCGCACGCACAGGATGTGAAGAAGGCAGTGTCCGTGGCCGGGGAGCGCGGCCTCGACGACCTGCTCTGA
- a CDS encoding BMP family ABC transporter substrate-binding protein, with translation MRNRARSTLLAALGAVSTLALAACSVTAPEPLEESRLGCLVSAPAGFDDHGAGALTLAEAELARGAGVFSGTSSQRVSGGSATSAALDRMHGQDCALTTVIGPGGADELADFAAAHPKELFLGVASGTDDLPKNVLSIDFDLIPPAFIAGYTAAAASETGKVGVVVSHGFQQSEAILDAFDDGVDLYNDEKDETAKTVKSYRGAASASRSISDTRAAGEEYFEQSFDEDVDVLVPFGSAAAMGVVTAADEKQKDLIAATDEAEDEDEEAPSLPKLVWYGTAGGFSKTIVASIEPNVRRGLRTMFPDWPQSKNPDEVAPAQDEPPEEIGGFSVGDRHYMGTLDNGGVRIVAEDGFLSRVSDAGRGITDLRERIKSGDIDLEK, from the coding sequence ATGAGGAACAGAGCCCGGAGCACCCTGCTGGCCGCACTCGGCGCGGTGAGCACTCTGGCGCTCGCCGCCTGCTCCGTGACCGCTCCCGAACCCCTCGAGGAGTCGCGGCTGGGCTGCCTCGTCTCCGCTCCCGCCGGATTCGACGACCACGGAGCCGGTGCCCTCACCCTCGCCGAAGCGGAGCTGGCCCGTGGGGCCGGTGTCTTCTCGGGCACCTCGAGCCAACGGGTGTCGGGAGGATCGGCCACCTCGGCGGCCTTGGATCGGATGCACGGGCAGGACTGTGCGCTGACCACGGTCATCGGGCCCGGCGGTGCCGACGAACTCGCCGACTTCGCCGCCGCGCACCCGAAGGAGCTGTTCCTCGGGGTCGCCAGCGGCACCGATGACCTGCCGAAGAACGTGCTGAGCATCGATTTCGACCTCATCCCCCCGGCCTTCATCGCCGGATACACCGCAGCAGCCGCCTCGGAGACGGGGAAGGTCGGGGTCGTCGTCTCCCACGGATTCCAGCAGTCGGAAGCCATCCTCGACGCCTTCGACGACGGTGTCGATCTGTACAACGACGAGAAGGACGAGACGGCGAAGACGGTGAAGTCCTACCGCGGTGCCGCCTCGGCGAGCAGGTCGATCTCCGATACGCGGGCGGCCGGTGAGGAGTACTTCGAGCAGTCGTTCGACGAAGACGTCGACGTCCTCGTGCCCTTCGGTTCGGCGGCCGCGATGGGCGTGGTGACCGCGGCGGACGAGAAGCAGAAGGACCTGATCGCCGCCACCGACGAGGCGGAAGACGAGGACGAGGAGGCCCCGAGCCTGCCGAAGCTCGTGTGGTACGGCACCGCGGGCGGATTCTCGAAGACGATCGTGGCGAGCATCGAACCCAACGTCCGGCGCGGACTGCGCACGATGTTCCCCGACTGGCCGCAGAGCAAGAACCCCGACGAGGTGGCCCCCGCGCAGGACGAGCCGCCGGAGGAGATCGGCGGCTTCAGTGTGGGGGACCGGCACTACATGGGTACACTCGACAACGGCGGGGTGCGCATCGTCGCCGAGGACGGGTTCCTCTCCCGCGTCTCCGACGCCGGTCGGGGCATCACGGATCTGCGGGAACGGATCAAGAGCGGGGACATCGACCTGGAGAAATGA
- a CDS encoding succinate dehydrogenase iron-sulfur subunit: MSTDTTPEPASKIDLPTHVSGEGGSIPSFDCTFRIARFDPELDSEPHWEEYNITMYGTDRVLDALHKIKWEIDGSLSFRRSCAHGVCGSDAMRINGRNRLACKTLLKDLDTSKPITVEAIKGLPLEKDMIVDMEPFFQSYREVMPFLVTSGHEPTRERLQSAEQRAAFDDTTKCILCAACTSSCPVFWTDGQYFGPAAIVNAHRFIFDSRDEGGDMRLEVLNDKEGVWRCRTTFNCTEACPRGIEITKAIAEVKQAILQRAF; this comes from the coding sequence ATGAGCACCGACACCACCCCAGAGCCAGCGTCGAAGATCGACCTGCCCACGCATGTCTCCGGCGAAGGCGGAAGCATTCCGTCCTTCGACTGCACCTTCCGGATCGCACGGTTCGACCCCGAACTCGATTCGGAGCCGCACTGGGAGGAATACAACATCACGATGTACGGCACCGACCGTGTGCTGGACGCCCTCCACAAGATCAAGTGGGAGATCGACGGTTCGCTGTCCTTCCGCCGGTCCTGCGCTCACGGCGTCTGCGGCTCCGATGCGATGCGCATCAACGGCCGCAACCGCCTGGCCTGCAAGACGCTGCTCAAGGACCTCGACACGTCCAAGCCGATCACCGTCGAGGCGATCAAGGGCCTTCCGCTCGAGAAGGACATGATCGTCGACATGGAGCCGTTCTTCCAGTCGTACCGCGAGGTCATGCCGTTCCTCGTGACTTCCGGTCACGAACCCACGCGTGAGCGTCTGCAGTCCGCCGAACAGCGTGCGGCCTTCGACGACACCACGAAGTGCATCCTCTGCGCAGCGTGCACCTCCTCGTGCCCCGTGTTCTGGACCGACGGTCAGTACTTCGGGCCCGCTGCGATCGTCAACGCGCACCGTTTCATCTTCGATTCGCGTGACGAGGGCGGCGACATGCGCCTCGAGGTCCTCAACGACAAAGAAGGCGTGTGGCGCTGCCGCACCACCTTCAACTGCACCGAGGCCTGCCCTCGCGGCATCGAGATCACCAAGGCCATCGCCGAGGTGAAGCAGGCGATCCTGCAGCGCGCGTTCTGA
- a CDS encoding GNAT family N-acetyltransferase — protein sequence MTAELTNFTGAQPPRRETIHGRLVDLVPLDPAAHGDDLFTEVSVPEGIDDRFRYLPQTPQTDRGHFDAWIAEAAVSSDPLFFAVVDRSTGRAVGRQALMRIDAANGVMEIGHILWGPSLARTAAATEALFLCAELAFDSGFRRFEWKCDDGNEPSKRAAERFGFTFEGVFRQHLVVKGRNRDTAWFSIIDSEWPGLREAYRAWFDEANFDASGRQRRSLRELIAESRRG from the coding sequence ATGACCGCAGAGCTCACGAATTTCACCGGCGCACAGCCGCCTCGGCGAGAGACGATCCACGGTCGCCTCGTCGACCTCGTCCCCTTGGATCCGGCCGCGCACGGCGACGACCTCTTCACGGAGGTGTCGGTGCCGGAGGGGATCGACGACCGGTTCCGGTACCTCCCGCAGACCCCGCAGACTGATCGCGGGCACTTCGACGCCTGGATCGCCGAGGCGGCCGTCAGCTCCGATCCCCTCTTCTTCGCCGTCGTCGACCGGTCCACCGGTCGGGCGGTGGGTCGGCAGGCGCTCATGCGCATCGATGCCGCGAACGGGGTGATGGAGATCGGGCACATCCTCTGGGGCCCGAGCCTGGCCCGGACCGCTGCCGCCACCGAGGCGCTCTTCCTCTGTGCCGAGCTGGCCTTCGACTCGGGGTTCCGCCGGTTCGAGTGGAAGTGCGATGACGGCAACGAACCGTCGAAGCGGGCGGCCGAGCGCTTCGGCTTCACCTTCGAGGGAGTGTTCCGGCAGCACCTCGTGGTCAAGGGCCGCAACCGCGACACGGCGTGGTTCTCGATCATCGACAGCGAATGGCCGGGACTGCGAGAGGCCTACCGGGCATGGTTCGACGAGGCGAACTTCGATGCCTCGGGACGCCAGCGCCGGAGCCTGCGCGAGCTCATCGCCGAATCCCGCCGAGGCTGA
- the sdhA gene encoding succinate dehydrogenase flavoprotein subunit, with the protein MQVHHYDVVIVGAGGAGMRAAIESGQRARTAVLTKLYPTRSHTGAAQGGMCAALANVEEDNWEWHTFDTVKGGDYLVDQDAAEVMAKEAIDAVLDLEKMGLPFNRTPEGKIDQRRFGGHTRDHGKSAVRRSCYAADRTGHMILQTLYQQCVKHGVEFYNEFYVLDLLMTEVDGVKRPAGVVSYELATGEIHVFQAKSVVFATGGVGKVFKTTSNAHTLTGDGMAVTYNRGIPLEDMEFFQFHPTGLAGLGILLSEAARGEGGILRNSEGERFMERYAPTIKDLAPRDIVARSMANEVREGRGCGPNKDYVLLDLTHLEPAHIDAKLPDITEFARTYLGVEPYTEPVPVFPTAHYAMGGIPTNIEAEVLADNDTVIPGLYAAGECACVSVHGSNRLGTNSLLDINVFGKRAGIAAAEYAKTADVVELPENPANEVVDMLEKMRTSDGTERIAAIRKDLQEIMDANVQVFRTDETLREALDEIAKLRERYNNVGIQDRGKRYNLDLLEAVELGFLLELAEVISVAAIHRKESRGGHFREDFPDRDDENFMHHTMTYLDPEAETDGIKGMRLETKPVIVTRYQPMERKY; encoded by the coding sequence ATGCAGGTACATCATTACGACGTCGTCATCGTCGGTGCCGGCGGCGCCGGCATGCGTGCGGCCATCGAATCGGGCCAGCGCGCTCGCACAGCCGTTCTCACCAAGCTCTACCCCACCCGTTCGCACACCGGCGCCGCCCAGGGCGGAATGTGCGCCGCGCTGGCGAACGTGGAAGAGGACAACTGGGAATGGCACACCTTCGACACCGTCAAGGGCGGTGACTACCTGGTCGACCAGGACGCCGCCGAGGTGATGGCGAAGGAAGCCATCGACGCCGTGCTCGATCTCGAGAAGATGGGGCTGCCGTTCAACCGCACCCCCGAAGGCAAGATCGATCAGCGTCGCTTCGGTGGTCACACCCGTGACCACGGCAAGTCGGCCGTGCGCCGCTCCTGCTATGCAGCAGACCGCACCGGCCACATGATCCTCCAGACCCTGTACCAACAGTGCGTCAAGCACGGCGTGGAGTTCTACAACGAGTTCTACGTCCTCGACCTCCTCATGACCGAGGTCGACGGGGTCAAGCGTCCGGCCGGCGTCGTGTCCTACGAACTTGCCACCGGCGAGATCCACGTCTTCCAGGCCAAGTCGGTCGTCTTCGCCACCGGCGGTGTCGGCAAGGTCTTCAAGACCACCTCGAACGCACACACGCTGACCGGTGATGGCATGGCCGTGACCTACAACCGCGGCATCCCGCTGGAGGACATGGAGTTCTTCCAGTTCCACCCCACAGGCCTTGCCGGACTGGGCATTTTGTTGTCCGAGGCGGCACGCGGTGAGGGCGGAATCCTCCGCAACTCCGAGGGTGAGCGCTTCATGGAGCGCTACGCCCCGACGATCAAGGACCTCGCTCCGCGTGACATCGTGGCCCGTTCGATGGCCAACGAGGTGCGCGAAGGCCGTGGCTGCGGACCGAACAAGGACTATGTCCTGCTCGACCTCACCCACCTCGAGCCCGCACACATCGACGCGAAGCTGCCGGACATCACCGAGTTCGCACGCACCTACCTCGGTGTGGAGCCCTACACCGAGCCGGTGCCCGTGTTCCCGACCGCGCACTACGCGATGGGCGGCATCCCGACGAACATCGAAGCCGAGGTGCTCGCCGACAACGACACCGTCATCCCCGGCCTCTACGCCGCCGGCGAATGCGCCTGCGTGTCCGTGCACGGTTCGAACCGTCTGGGCACGAACTCGCTGCTCGACATCAACGTCTTCGGCAAGCGCGCCGGCATCGCCGCCGCGGAATACGCGAAGACCGCCGACGTCGTCGAACTCCCGGAGAACCCGGCCAACGAGGTCGTCGACATGCTCGAGAAGATGCGCACCTCGGACGGCACCGAGCGCATCGCAGCAATCCGCAAGGACCTGCAGGAGATCATGGACGCCAACGTCCAGGTGTTCCGCACCGACGAGACTCTCCGGGAAGCCCTGGACGAGATCGCCAAGCTGCGCGAACGCTACAACAACGTGGGCATCCAGGACCGCGGCAAGCGCTACAACCTCGATCTGCTCGAGGCCGTCGAGCTGGGCTTCCTGCTCGAGCTCGCCGAGGTCATCTCCGTCGCCGCCATCCACCGCAAGGAATCACGTGGAGGACACTTCCGTGAGGACTTCCCGGATCGTGACGACGAGAACTTCATGCACCACACGATGACCTACCTCGATCCCGAAGCGGAGACCGACGGCATCAAGGGCATGCGTCTTGAGACGAAGCCCGTCATCGTCACCCGTTACCAGCCGATGGAGCGTAAGTACTGA
- a CDS encoding succinate dehydrogenase hydrophobic membrane anchor subunit, translating into MSTTSIPAPRTGYSRHKSTRSKFEMFAWLFMRISGVILVILIFGHLFVNLWAGDGVQAIDFGFVAGKWASPFWQIWDLLMLWLAMLHGTNGLRTIIMDYSEKPGTRMALQVILYIASLIVIVLGTLVIFTFDPCPAGADPSVLAEFCKA; encoded by the coding sequence ATGAGCACAACATCCATTCCGGCTCCGCGGACCGGCTATTCCCGGCACAAGTCCACGCGTTCGAAGTTCGAGATGTTCGCATGGCTGTTCATGCGCATCTCCGGCGTCATCCTCGTGATCCTCATCTTCGGCCACCTGTTCGTCAACCTGTGGGCCGGCGACGGCGTCCAGGCCATCGACTTCGGGTTCGTCGCAGGCAAGTGGGCCAGCCCGTTCTGGCAGATCTGGGATCTGCTCATGCTGTGGCTGGCGATGCTGCACGGCACCAACGGCCTGCGCACGATCATCATGGACTACTCCGAGAAGCCCGGCACCCGCATGGCTCTGCAGGTGATCCTCTACATCGCCTCGCTCATCGTCATCGTGCTCGGCACTCTCGTCATCTTCACGTTCGATCCCTGCCCGGCCGGAGCGGACCCCTCGGTCCTGGCTGAGTTCTGCAAGGCCTAA
- the sdhC gene encoding succinate dehydrogenase, cytochrome b556 subunit, producing MAKASTGTLYRGNEGMWSWVAHRVTGVGIFFFLLVHVLDTALVRVSPEAYNAVIGTYKTPVMAFGEIALVAAIAFHAFNGLRVILVDFSKSGPKNQKKLFWGVMILWLIIMIAFIPRQLMHTFGG from the coding sequence GTGGCCAAAGCGTCTACGGGCACTCTGTACCGAGGAAACGAAGGAATGTGGTCCTGGGTCGCGCATCGCGTCACAGGCGTCGGAATCTTCTTCTTCCTTCTGGTCCACGTGCTCGATACTGCCCTCGTCCGCGTCTCGCCCGAGGCCTACAACGCAGTGATCGGAACTTACAAGACACCAGTCATGGCATTCGGTGAGATCGCCCTGGTCGCCGCAATCGCGTTCCACGCGTTCAACGGTCTGCGTGTCATTCTCGTCGATTTCTCGAAGAGTGGCCCGAAGAATCAGAAGAAGCTGTTCTGGGGAGTCATGATCCTCTGGCTCATCATCATGATCGCCTTCATTCCCCGCCAGCTGATGCACACTTTCGGAGGCTGA
- a CDS encoding amidohydrolase, translating to MISSTIAEIGAELIDFRRDIHAHPELSFQEFETTDKIVARLEAAGLKPQRLEGTGVVCEVGDGPVAVGLRADIDALPVDDLIEEDFRSTVPGVAHACGHDVHLTSLIGAGIALQKIHESRPGGLGGRVRLIFQPGEEVTPGGALRVISQGVLDDVPEVYAVHCDPNVDIGKVGSRIGAITAAGDTVIIRLSGHGGHTSRPHLTEDLVYALGKLATDLPSTLGRLIDPRHAISLVWGEISAGHAANVVPSEGILRGTLRCLDVDGWNQVAEVLPELVDRIAGPYGVEVDLEHRRGVPPVVNTEDQVTLIESAVRGELGENSVQLTPQSMGGEDFAWYLTHCPGALIRLGTRTPGGITYDIHQGDLLIDERAVAIAARVFTATALKVLDRDR from the coding sequence GTGATCAGCTCGACAATCGCTGAGATCGGTGCAGAGCTCATCGATTTCCGCCGCGACATCCATGCCCATCCGGAACTGTCCTTCCAGGAATTCGAGACCACCGACAAGATCGTCGCCCGCCTCGAAGCCGCCGGTCTGAAGCCGCAGCGCCTCGAGGGCACCGGAGTCGTCTGCGAGGTCGGGGACGGACCCGTGGCGGTGGGACTGCGTGCCGATATCGACGCCCTGCCCGTCGATGACCTCATCGAGGAGGATTTCCGCTCCACAGTGCCCGGGGTCGCCCACGCCTGCGGCCACGATGTGCATCTGACGTCCCTCATCGGCGCCGGAATCGCACTGCAGAAGATCCACGAGTCCCGTCCCGGCGGCCTCGGCGGTCGTGTCCGTCTGATCTTCCAGCCCGGCGAGGAGGTCACCCCGGGAGGGGCGCTGCGCGTGATCTCCCAGGGAGTCCTCGACGATGTGCCCGAGGTCTACGCCGTCCACTGCGACCCGAACGTCGACATCGGCAAGGTCGGCTCACGCATCGGTGCGATCACCGCCGCCGGTGACACCGTCATCATCCGCCTGTCCGGTCACGGCGGGCACACCTCACGTCCCCACCTGACCGAGGACCTCGTCTACGCCCTCGGCAAGCTCGCCACCGATCTGCCCTCCACGCTGGGCCGCCTCATCGACCCCAGGCACGCGATCTCGCTCGTCTGGGGTGAGATCAGCGCCGGTCATGCCGCGAACGTCGTCCCCAGCGAAGGGATTCTGCGCGGGACCCTGCGCTGCCTCGACGTCGACGGCTGGAACCAGGTCGCCGAGGTGCTGCCCGAGCTCGTCGATCGCATCGCCGGTCCGTACGGAGTTGAGGTCGATCTCGAGCACCGCCGGGGAGTTCCTCCCGTCGTCAACACCGAAGACCAGGTCACGCTCATCGAATCCGCGGTCCGCGGGGAGCTGGGGGAGAACTCGGTGCAGCTGACCCCGCAGTCGATGGGCGGTGAGGACTTCGCCTGGTACCTCACCCACTGCCCCGGTGCGCTCATCCGACTGGGCACTCGCACGCCCGGCGGCATCACCTACGACATCCATCAGGGTGATCTGCTCATCGACGAACGCGCCGTGGCCATCGCCGCCCGCGTCTTCACCGCCACAGCGCTCAAGGTCCTCGACCGGGACCGCTGA